Proteins encoded within one genomic window of Bermanella sp. WJH001:
- the nagZ gene encoding beta-N-acetylhexosaminidase yields MQVTLITDIQGCILTEEEKLWLKHEFLGGLILFSRHFKSRDQLIELIKEIKSINPQLLITVDHEGGRVQRFREGFTRVPAMGAIGAVYEQSPQKAIQLAQAAAVVLAYELQEVGVDLTYAPVLDINYGRNDVIGDRSFCDDKNVLQTLANSFMLGLKEMGFAVVAKHFPGHGWVNLDSHIACPIDERSFDEIEKQDLQPFKQLLPKIDWMMPAHVVYEKVDSEPAGFSKIWLQDILKKQLGFNGRIVSDDLSMAGAAVKGGYQQRAQAAIHAGCDVLLACNHSQASVEILDALKNLDLLPLNLSGYRPVVSLSENKQMYMNALALLSELE; encoded by the coding sequence GTGCAAGTAACACTCATAACAGACATACAGGGCTGTATACTCACCGAGGAAGAAAAGCTTTGGCTCAAACATGAATTTTTAGGTGGTCTGATTTTATTCTCACGGCACTTTAAAAGTCGTGACCAGCTGATTGAATTAATCAAAGAAATTAAATCCATCAATCCACAGCTGTTAATTACCGTGGATCACGAAGGTGGTAGGGTACAACGCTTTCGCGAGGGCTTTACTCGTGTTCCAGCCATGGGCGCGATTGGTGCGGTATATGAACAGTCCCCTCAAAAAGCCATTCAGTTGGCTCAAGCTGCTGCGGTTGTTTTAGCGTATGAGTTACAAGAAGTAGGGGTTGATTTAACCTATGCCCCTGTACTCGATATCAATTACGGCCGTAATGACGTTATTGGCGATCGAAGTTTTTGTGATGATAAAAATGTGCTTCAAACACTGGCAAATAGCTTTATGTTAGGTTTGAAAGAAATGGGATTTGCAGTGGTAGCCAAGCACTTTCCTGGTCATGGCTGGGTGAATTTGGATAGCCATATCGCCTGTCCAATTGACGAGCGCAGCTTCGATGAGATTGAAAAACAAGACCTTCAGCCTTTTAAGCAATTATTGCCCAAGATTGATTGGATGATGCCCGCTCATGTGGTTTATGAAAAAGTTGATAGCGAGCCTGCTGGTTTTTCAAAAATTTGGTTGCAAGATATATTGAAAAAACAACTGGGTTTTAATGGCAGAATTGTCAGTGATGATTTAAGTATGGCAGGTGCCGCGGTAAAAGGTGGCTACCAGCAAAGAGCGCAAGCGGCTATTCATGCAGGTTGTGACGTATTATTAGCGTGTAATCATTCGCAGGCGTCAGTTGAAATCTTAGATGCTTTAAAAAACTTAGATCTACTACCGCTTAACCTAAGTGGCTACAGGCCTGTCGTGTCGCTAAGTGAAAATAAACAAATGTATATGAATGCCTTGGCATTATTGTCAGAGTTGGAGTGA